The nucleotide sequence AAATCCCCTCTGATTGTACCTTTTTCAGATGTGGTCGGATCAGTTGCACCGCAAGCCTTACGTATGCGGCTGACAGCGTCGTCACCTTCGAATACAGCAGCTACTATGGGTGAAGATGTAATGTAATTGACCAAGTCGTGAAAAAAGGGTTTATCCCGATGAATAGCGTAATGGCGCTCTGCCAGCTCTTTATCTGCGTGTAGCATTCTCACTGCAACCAGTTTTAATCCTAGCTCCTCCAAGCGGCCAAGTATGGTGCCGGTAAGTCCGCGTTCAACGCCATCCGGCTTGACCAGAATAAGTGATTTTTCCATTGAATCTCCTCTCAATCAGGTGTTATTTTATCAAGCCGAGCAGTTCATCCGTATTGATACATGCCAGGCTCATAACCACTAAGTCAGCTTCTTTTAAACTATCTGCCGAATCTGTGCCAGCAACAGCCAAGCAGGCCATACGAGCCTTTTTGGCGGCTTTTACTCCCTGTATGGCATCCTCTACTACAACGCATTTATCTGGTGAAACACCAAGTTTTTCGGCGGCTTTAAGAAAAACCTCGGGGTCCGGCTTGCCTTGGCTTACATCGTCTTCTCCAACCAATGCCCTGAAATACTGCCGAATACCGAGTGTGTTAAGTATGCATCTGATATTGTCTAATGGTGCAGATGAGGCTATCGCCATTGATATTTTGCGCTTTTTAAGCCCTATAATCAAATCAATAGCTCCGGGAAGAGGTTTTATGCCTTCTGTAAT is from Dehalococcoidales bacterium and encodes:
- the ndk gene encoding nucleoside-diphosphate kinase encodes the protein MEKSLILVKPDGVERGLTGTILGRLEELGLKLVAVRMLHADKELAERHYAIHRDKPFFHDLVNYITSSPIVAAVFEGDDAVSRIRKACGATDPTTSEKGTIRGDFGLDIGRNTIHASDSPETAAEEVETFFGNYGLCEYTRMI